A window of Bos taurus isolate L1 Dominette 01449 registration number 42190680 breed Hereford chromosome 8, ARS-UCD2.0, whole genome shotgun sequence contains these coding sequences:
- the KLHL9 gene encoding kelch-like protein 9 (The RefSeq protein has 1 substitution compared to this genomic sequence), translating to MKVSLGNGEMGVSAHLQPCKAGTTRFFTSNTHSSVVLQGFDQLRIEGLLCDVTLVPGDGDEIFPVHRAMMASASDYFKAMFTGGMKEQDLMCIKLHGVNKVGLKKIIDFIYTAKLSLNMDNLQDTLEAASFLQILPVLDFCKVFLISGVSLDNCVEVGRIANTYNLIEVDKYVNNFILKNFPALLSTGEFLKLPFERLAFVLSSNSLKHCTELELFKAACRWLRLEDPRMDYAAKLMKNIRFPLMTPQDLINYVQTVDFMRTDNTCVNLLLEASNYQMMPYMQPVMQSDRTAIRSDSTHLVTLGGVLRQQLVVSKELRMYDERAQEWRSLAPMDAPRYQHGIAVIGNFLYVVGGQSNYDTKGKTAVDTVFRFDPRYNKWMQVASLNEKRTFFHLSALKGHLYAVGGRSAAGELATVECYNPRMNEWSYVAKMSEPHYGHAGTVYGGLMYISGGITHDTFQNELMCFDTDTDKWTQKAPMTTVRGLHCMCTVGDKLYVIGGNHFRGTSDYDDVLSCEYYSPTLDQWTPIAAMLRGQSDVGVAVFENKIYVVGGYSWNNRCMVEIVQKYDPEKDEWHKVFDLPESLGGIRACTLTVFPPEENPGSPSRESPLSAPSDHS from the coding sequence ATGAAAGTGTCTCTTGGTAACGGTGAAATGGGCGTCTCCGCCCATTTACAGCCTTGCAAGGCAGGAACCACACGTTTTTTTACCAGCAATACTCACAGTTCGGTGGTATTGCAAGGTTTTGATCAACTTAGAATAGAAGGATTGCTTTGTGATGTGACTCTGGTACCAGGTGATGGAGATGAAATCTTCCCTGTTCATAGAGCTATGATGGCGTCCGCTAGTGATTACTTCAAGGCTATGTTCACAGGTGGAATGAAAGAACAGGATTTAATGTGCATTAAGCTTCACGGGGTGAACAAAGTTGGTCTGAAGaaaattattgattttatttatactGCAAAGCTTTCTCTTAATATGGACAATCTTCAGGACACTCTTGAAGCTGCCAGCTTTTTGCAAATCTTGCCTGTTTTAGACTTCTGTAAAGTGTTTCTTATTTCAGGAGTCTCTTTAGATAACTGTGTTGAAGTTGGACGGATTGCTAACACCTACAATCTTATAGAAGTAGATAAATATGTCAATAATTTCATTCTGAAGAATTTTCCTGCCTTACTGAGCACTGGAGAGTTTCTAAAACTCCCTTTTGAACGGCTTGCCTTTGTGCTTTCTAGCAATAGCCTTAAGCACTGTACTGAACTTGAGCTCTTTAAGGCTGCCTGTCGCTGGCTAAGGTTGGAAGATCCTCGGATGGATTATGCTGCAAAATTAATGAAGAATATTCGATTTCCACTGATGACACCACAGGATCTCATCAATTATGTGCAGACAGTAGATTTTATGAGAACAGACAATACGTGTGTGAATTTGCTTTTGGAAGCTAGCAATTACCAAATGATGCCGTATATGCAGCCAGTGATGCAGTCAGATAGAACCGCCATTCGATCTGATTCGACACACTTGGTTACCTTAGGAGGCGTTTTGAGGCAGCAGCTGGTTGTCAGTAAAGAACTACGGATGTATGATGAGAGGGCTCAAGAGTGGAGATCTTTAGCCCCCATGGATGCTCCTCGTTATCAGCACGGCATTGCTGTCATTGGAAACTTTCTTTATGTAGTTGGTGGTCAAAGTAATTATGATACAAAAGGAAAAACTGCTGTTGATACAGTTTTCAGATTTGATCCTCGATATAATAAATGGATGCAGGTTGCATCATTAAATGAAAAGCGCACATTTTTTCACTTGAGCGCCCTCAAAGGACATTTGTATGCTGTTGGTGGGCGAAGTGCAGCTGGTGAGCTGGCCACTGTAGAATGTTACAATCCAAGAATGAATGAGTGGAGCTATGTTGCGAAAATGAGTGAACCCCACTATGGCCATGCTGGAACAGTGTATGGAGGCTTAATGTATATTTCAGGAGGAATTACTCATGACACTTTCCAAAATGAGCTCATGTGTTTTGACCCTGATACAGACAAATGGACACAGAAGGCTCCAATGACTACAGTCAGAGGTCTGCATTGCATGTGTACAGTTGGAGACAAGCTCTATGTCATTGGTGGCAATCACTTCAGAGGAACAAGTGATTATGATGATGTTCTAAGCTGTGAATACTATTCGCCAACCCTTGACCAGTGGACACCAATTGCTGCCATGTTAAGAGGTCAAAGTGATGTTGGAGTTGctgtctttgaaaataaaatctatgttGTAGGTGGATATTCTTGGAATAATCGTTGTATGGTAGAAATTGTCCAGAAATATGACCCAGAAAAGGATGAGTGGCACAAAGTTTTTGACCTTCCAGAGTCACTTGGTGGCATTCGAGCTTGTACTCTCACAGTTTTTCCACCTGAAGAAAATCCTGGGTCACCTTCCAGAGAATCACCTCTTTCAGCACCTTCAGATCATTCTTAG